One Hydrogenophaga crassostreae genomic region harbors:
- a CDS encoding GDCCVxC domain-containing (seleno)protein gives MAEVILESILTCPDCGMTNLMTMPTEACQFFYECEHCKALLRPTAGNCCVFCSFGSVECPPKQERKAFCR, from the coding sequence ATGGCTGAAGTCATTCTTGAATCGATTCTCACCTGCCCCGATTGCGGCATGACCAATTTGATGACCATGCCGACCGAGGCTTGCCAGTTTTTCTATGAATGCGAGCACTGCAAGGCGCTGCTTCGGCCCACGGCAGGGAATTGCTGCGTATTCTGCTCGTTTGGCTCGGTTGAATGCCCGCCCAAACAAGAGCGCAAGGCGTTTTGCAGGTAG
- a CDS encoding tyrosine-type recombinase/integrase, protein MAQNPPHNYEIQEEALSPEQALEAYLFHLRHERGLSASTQIAAAQVQRTWESWLLKNGHRRNWMQATPQDLQGFLQSRSHLSDQTTGVAAWHLRGLYSWLQREGHALANLALSMETQSRSPRSTRVRYIPTPHEIHTLLQLPDQTSVRGIQDRLMLEMLYATGVRAMELLSMETRGVWPRERRASVQGKGGKERLVVMNDNAAKWLQLYLRSVHPMLIRRRRFERLPAKGDKYLFPSIKTEGAMTYSVLRRRVKKYAIEAGIPLLTAHGLRHAFATHLYQGGADLRSIQLLLGHEHLSTTTIYTHTLTQHLKDLVERHHPRGSKYRQTSA, encoded by the coding sequence ATGGCTCAAAATCCTCCTCACAATTATGAAATTCAGGAGGAAGCGTTGAGTCCAGAACAAGCACTGGAGGCATATCTGTTTCATTTGCGACATGAACGTGGTTTGTCAGCCAGCACACAAATTGCAGCCGCTCAGGTGCAACGCACTTGGGAGTCTTGGCTGCTGAAGAATGGCCATCGAAGAAACTGGATGCAGGCCACTCCCCAGGACCTACAAGGATTTTTGCAATCGCGGAGTCATCTCTCGGACCAAACCACCGGCGTTGCCGCATGGCATCTGCGAGGGCTGTATAGCTGGCTTCAACGTGAGGGGCACGCGCTAGCCAATCTGGCGCTATCGATGGAGACCCAGAGTCGATCTCCCCGCAGCACCCGTGTTCGATATATACCCACTCCACATGAAATTCACACACTGCTTCAGCTTCCAGACCAGACATCGGTCAGAGGGATACAGGATCGCTTGATGCTGGAGATGCTATACGCGACGGGTGTCCGAGCCATGGAGTTGTTGTCAATGGAGACCCGTGGCGTATGGCCCAGAGAGCGGAGGGCATCAGTGCAAGGGAAGGGTGGTAAAGAACGCTTGGTGGTGATGAATGACAACGCAGCAAAGTGGCTGCAGTTGTACCTCAGAAGCGTGCATCCAATGTTGATTCGTCGTCGCCGCTTCGAGCGCCTCCCGGCCAAAGGAGACAAGTACTTGTTCCCTTCGATCAAGACCGAAGGGGCAATGACGTATAGCGTGTTGAGGCGACGGGTCAAAAAATACGCAATTGAAGCCGGGATTCCCCTTTTGACGGCGCACGGCCTTAGGCACGCGTTTGCGACCCATCTGTACCAAGGTGGAGCCGACCTCAGAAGCATTCAGCTTTTGCTCGGACACGAGCATTTGTCCACGACAACCATCTACACCCATACACTCACCCAGCATTTGAAGGATCTTGTGGAAAGGCACCACCCGAGAGGGAGCAAATATAGACAGACTTCTGCCTAG